GTAAATCTgttgttttttctatttatattgCATCACTGGCATTGGAACAGTTTTTGGTTACAGGTACAGCTGCAGGAATATGGGCTTATCAAAAGCATAGACAAAGGACTAACACTCACATAATGGCATTGAACCTTGTGAGAGGTGTTCCATTGACCCCCAAAGAGAAGCAGACAATGCTAGAGGTTTTGACACCTCCTCCATCACGAGGAGTAAAGAAATGGTGGAGCCAATGAAGCCATGCCTTTGTATAGTTGCATTGGCTATATTATCCATTTTACAAGGCTTGGAATGTTAGAACTGTAAGCATGCTTTGGTCCGAGGAGAGCTCATTTCATTACGTATCTTTCCTCTTCTACTCAATCTTAGTGATAAAGAGAGCCAGTGTCACAGTCATGAGCTATTTGATTTTGTCTCTACTATTTCATAAGTCTTACTATGTTCTTGGCATTGAGAGATTGAGTTTGTAATTCTTTATAATCTCAACCATGTTTAACAGCTTAATGATTGATTATGATCtgtatttttttcattcaactgCCCAAGTTGAAATCTTTTCTGGCAGGACATGAAGTCAGCTGGAAGAAATAAATGATTTGCTTGAATCTccaaagtgaaatcaaagataCTCATGGTACTGCTATACTATCCTTTGCATAAAAAATGATGTAAATCCCACTCTCCACTATGTAGTAAGATACTGAATCAAAACCTGAACAATACTAATTTCAGCCACATTTCTGGACAATATCAACCAGGAATGTTGGAATGGTTCAGAAAAAGAGCCCTGAAAAACCACAAACCAGAGACATCGAGTCACAACAATTGTCAGGACTGTTGCTTCAAACTAATTCAGCCCGAATCcaataataaaattgaaaaccCAACTTCAATGGGTGCTACCTGATCTACCCATACCACTTGCAGTAATTAGTGGACTCTCAATGATCTCAAGGCCTAATAGACTCCATCAGACATCCTCAACAGTACAtaactaaccccaaaaaaaaataaagaaagagggGGCGGGGGGAAGAACCATTTCGTTCAACTTAGAAGAAGATAGATCCAAATGTAGAGAGCTCAAGGCTTATTAACATTAGCAGAGAAACAGAACCACAACCACAAACACCCACAGACCAGATAGAGCAACTCAAAAAGATCAGAAAAGCACATGGACACATAATGACCATAACCATACATACAACTATTAatacaaaacaaacacaccacTAAACACCCTAAACTTAACAGTCTAAATCCCCTGTTTTAAAGTCTTCCTGCTTTAAACTTCAATCAGAGATCCCAATAACCTTCACCTGAGACATTTTAATCATACAACTATTAATTACAACACATACCCTTTAAACCCCACAACACTTGCAATATTCCTAAACTTCATTCGGAAAATTCAATGGCTTTCACTTCAGGCCTCTTAACATCCCCTTTGGGAATGGTAACTGTAAGGATACCATCTTCAATGGATGCCCTAACCTGATCCACCTTAGAATTCTCAGGCAACGGGAACCGCCGAACAAAACTGCCACTGCTACGCGCAGCACGGTACCATCCATCACCCGATTCTTCCATATCGTCGTTTCTCTGGCCACTGATCTTGAGAATTCTGTCATCTTCAACTTCAACCTTCATTTCTTCCCTTCTAAGCCCAGGAAGATCAGCTATGAAGATATGGGCTTCTGGGGTTTCGCTCCAATCACAAGGAGGGAAGGAAGATAAGGCATTGGTGAGGGGGAATTCAGAGAACGGAGAGTTCCAATTCCAGAGGTCGCGAGAGAAGTGATCGAAGAAGCTGCTTAGACGGCGATCGAAGAAGTTGCTTAGTCGGCGATCAAAGTCGTCGAAGGTGTTGCTCAGTTGGCCTTCGCCTGTGTAGGTGCGAGGGACGAGCGCCATTAGAGTGCTCTCTAGGATTCTGGGTTTGGTGAACAAGTCGGTGACTGGGAATTGGCTTGTCGTAGTGTAATTATAAGagatgaagaacagaagaagaggATTCCAGAACCGTCTCATCTCAAAAGGCGAGCTTCTTAATTCTGACACGTGTCAATATGAGGTGGCATCCTGGTACTGCTGGGTCCTTGTGGATGAGaccattttttttccctctatcTGGAAGATGGGTTGGTGGACTGGTTGGGAATGCGGCTAGTCGGTCGGGTTTGAAATTGGTTCTGGACTCTGAATCTAACCGGTTAAACCAGAGttttaagtatcagtatcggatcgATCTATTATCTGCTGACCGATACCTAACCGAGACGAATACTCCAATACAGTATAGATatccatttttttaattgaaagaaAGGCCTTTTGATCTAGTATCGATCCAAAACTACCGATACCGTTAGCTACATCCATGGGtgaaacacatttttttttatttaataaaaaaaggtgtTGAGGTAGGGATATCaacggatcaggatcgtctctagggagcccagtgcccagggggcatccagcggttgagctgtgccgcacacatcttgacgcatgcctagggatgtgtgcaacaTAGCTCAACAGCTGGCAGCAACCTGGGGGTGTTGGGCTCCCcagagacgagctaaattcgaTATCAACTGGTTGGTTTTGGTCAGGCCTTAATTGGTCCTGTACATCGGTATGGATTGATTGTATAAGTTCAGTTTCAGATCAAACGGCcactttttggtttaaaaaaggcattttttttatcatatcaACTCAATATCAATATCGATTTCAGCCAATACTGATGCGAAACAAGTTAGATACCAAAATTTAATTCCATGAAGGGAAATTTGAGCCTAGAGGCGAGAGACCCATGGAATGCCTCACGGTTTTGAAATACAAGATGAAAAATGGACCCATTAGAAGAGATAATTTTAAGATAACTCAAATAGTAGAAATTTCTTCTCTATCATGGTTTAAGCAAAATACACCCATTTAGGATCATAAGTGTTTTGCCTTTTATTGTACAAAATCGATAATACCCTCTCTACTATCTCTGATGCCCATCCTAGACACTCAAATCCATTAACTTCATTCgccatgggtgaagagaaactgcCTCCTATTCTCTATATGAGAGGAAAAAATTCTCATTCTAATTCACAATGATCAATTTGTGTCtatttaattttcatcattGCTGATAAATACCAAGTGCTAGCAAGGGTGAGCACTTTCAAGTCTTGCACAGCAGAGAGTGAAGTTTGATACCtgcctccttttttttttaatcttttgtcAATTCTTGAATATTATGAATATTTACAATGgaaactcattttttttcttctttttttttatgataagctctgttctaacttctaagaGCTAAAGTCTGAATTTCATCTCACTATTAGATAACTCTCCCATTTAATATTCTTTCTCTGAACTTATATTTTAGTGGAACTAAACTTGAAATAACAAATTATTTGAAGTAACCTCCTGTAACAGCTCACACCATACTGCTAATACTTGATCAATATGTTTTGATTTGTTTGATCTATTCGCTACCAGTCCATGGGTAGGAACATACCTTATAgtaatttggatcctctactgctgagttGTCCGGCAGGACCTTGCTGTCCAGACACGGTGTTGTGTGCAAtgcccgccttacccctgcccaaactcCTTGCctaagtgggggtaaggcgatcattatGCGCAgtaccgtgtctgggcagctcggcagtagaggatctggatccaccTTATAGCCCTTGATATGATAAACTTAGATCAAAATACTGCTCAATTAGGGAAAATTTTTAATGGATGATAATAGGGCATAGTATATCTGCTCAGCCTAATTAGATGAGCTTATCctaccaaccaaaaaaatttgCCATGTGGCATTTCAGATaagcccaaattttgtggaaaGGTAACCCCCGAGGTGCCTTGCTCATGTatcaagtttcagtccaaaaagttgccaagtggcaaaatagagcTCTAAAAATCCAGGACAATGGGAGAGCGTAGACTACTGGTCGGAGTACCATAATTATGCATTTACATAGGGATACATGCTAATACACATGGTTGACTTTTAGTCTGAAAGTTGACAAGTGGCCTATTAGAACTATCAACTGCTTATCTAACAatcagaattgccacatcattttTCCATGTGGTAGAATTAAGTTATACCAGAGCTTATCTTATGATTTCAATAACGCAACGTCACAACCAATAGAGAACTGGTAGGCAGGATACCTAGGCTTCAAGGATCTCTTGGCTTGTTCCTttgtaaatgtttttttttttcaattaaccCCGAGTAACAGGTAATACATTCataatataaaacaaaaaggCAAAATATTTAATTTATGAACTTGGGGGGGTTTTCCTTGCAGCATGTCCCTCTTGTCATTTTCATTTGCTTCTATGATGCTTTCAATGGATTATGGGTTCAAAGTACAGGACAAAATCTCAGGAAATACTATTTGGTGGAGGTCCCTATGAAGATAAAATCTCTCATATCTTTTGTTCATGTTGTTCACTTTGCCAAGAGTTTACGGAGCTTAAGAAGAGAGGTTTGGTCCTCTCTAAATACTCTTCCTCCAAAGCCTTCTCTCTGATTTGTATTGCATACCCAATgtccttagtttttattttactaATATGTTTTTGTATATTGCGATTATTGGAGAGGTTTGACTTGTAGTTAATTGGTCATTCTAAACTCATaactttaattatttttgtttttgataataGCTATTTAGAGGTGAATAATTGTGTTTCAAATGCAATTCACAATCTTATCAGTCCATTGATCAATGTTCAAGGCATACTACGttaacaaagaaaatatattatcacCGCTGGAATGCCAGGACAGAATGAATAAGGATTCTtatgctgtgtttggtatgcattctaggttgatttcgcattctcagacgataaaaacaactatgtttatcatccgagaatgcaaaatcgacttaAAATGCATACCAAGCATTACCTTAATGATTTGGGAATAAAACACTGCTTAGTATAGCCAATTTTCTCTGATTATCTTACTTTTTCACAATTTCTGCATATTTGAATGTTCTGTTGACAGAAGAAATTGTAGAATGCACAAATTCATTTTGCAAGCAAGTCGTAATTTACAGCTACAACACATCAAAAGAGCTCCCAACAGATACCAATTCTTGAGAGAACGAAAAATTCCCTCTGTCCTTTAGTTGTTGGTAGTTACACAGACACACACAAATACATTTGAAAAAAAGGGATACCCATGTCCTAAGCAGCACAGTCTCCATAAGTGATGCAACTCCTGCACAAGATTTCCAACAAAAGAAGAATGTAGTTAATAGAAATGTCTATTACCCAGAGATCACAACAGGCAAATGGATAAACCATAATGAAACAGATCTTGCTATTTGAAAGTGTAAAAGAGTAACTTGAATCTCATCCAGACAGAACTACTGTTATATATTTAATACAGAACCCGTATACATAACCCtaatcaaaacaaacaaaccaGTATACTTCCTCTATATCCACACAAGTCTCTCTTGCATAAGGACTTTGTTCTTTAGCTCATTCAGTTCATTCTCAGTTCACAAACAGTAAATGTCCTGCTTTATCTCTATACGGCTTCACAGACATATTTGGTGCATATCCACAGGTACTACATTGATCAAGTACATCACATTGCCAATGCCAATCTCAAGTTgaaaactaattaaaagaagggggaaggaaCAATTGTAGTTCCTTATAATATTAGATGCTTTTCTTTTACTTAGGTCACAATTCAACAAAATTGACCACTTACACAATTGAGCAACCATAACTTCTACGCTTCCTCTTCTTTGGTGTCTCCTTCCTCCTTGGAGGCTGAATCACGACTTTGATTGCAGTATCAAAAACAGCTTTGACATTCTATCCAAACCAAAGCATAAGGGCATTTACAAGGAAATCCATTGACTAAAAGAATaacttataaataaaaatgGGATAACAGAAGCAAAGTTTAAAAAATTAGGTCAGATAAGAAACATTCCTGATAATCTTGAGTCGTCTACCTGTTGAGTTTTAGAGCTACACTCGATATAAGCTGCTGCACCAATTTGTTTCCTAAGTTCCTCTCCCTAAACATCACACAATACAAATGATGTTCATTTCAGCTGACATAAAGATATATATGACAGAAAGTCCCACATAATGAAAGCAGTGAAGGTAATCCATATATACTTGAGCAGATGTTATTGCACCAGAACCCATATGATCAGCCAGATATCCTTTAGCATCACGAAGAtctaaagagaaaaaagaagttaataatcaaaattccaaattaatttcAAGGTAAACAAATTGATTACAAacaaaattctaaattaattgcAAGGTTACCAGATTGATGCATACCTAACTTTGTCCCTACAAGAACAATAGGTACATTTGGTGCAAATCGACGAAGTTCAGGCATCCACTGGTGCAAAGTTTACAGAGAAAACATCAGTCACTAAAACATTATATGAAGTCACAAAGTAATTCACAACTTTCCATTTGAGCTCCTCTTCTTACAAAAATTGATGCATGGAAATCTCATCATCTTAGTTCATAATTATAACCTTACcatcaaagaagatgagaaGGGCAAGGATGAAGGACCCACTCACACAGACATAGAAATAATACCAAATTATCCTAATCTGAGAAAACAAAATCAATAGTTTGTAGACTTCATTTTGAGTTGAAGTTGCACATTTTTTTCAAACGAAATCCATATTCAAAGAGAAcaaaagagaacaaaagaaaaagcaaaaagagaaaaggaaaaaagatgaaaaggagGAAAGTGAAAAGAGCTGAAGTCGGTACCTTCTTCAGAACATTTTCATAACTTGCCCTGCTAAGCAAGGAGAAAGCCAGAACAAAAATGTCTGCTCCTCTGTAACTTAGTGGCCTTAACCGGCTATAATCTTCCTGACCTATTAAGAAAAACACAGGAAATTGGTGAAATCAATGGCAAAAAAACATACGTATTGAGAAACAGTACAGGATTTAGCCTAGAAAATTGGAAAGAAACAGATAAAAGGCCAAATTTAATACCAGCAGTATCCCATAGCCCCAAATTGACAATGTTCCCTTCCACAGCCACATTAGCACTGAAGTTGTCAAAAACAGTAGGTACGTAATCCTGCCCACGAACACAGACATTAGAGAAAGCGAGACGAGAATAAATAGAATAGAATGAATCAAAAACAATTAAAGAGATTAGTAAATTTTGGGTCTTCCCCAGAGTGATTTGGATGATGAGATGAAATTTCAGtaagaaaaatggaaataattAAGAGCAAAGAAATAGCTTTCCTACAGAACCCatagagaggaaaagaaaacccatgaaCAGAAAATCAAAACCCAGAAAGAGGaaatgagaacaaaaaaaaaattaagtcccccacccctccccctcTGCTTCTTCAAAAAAGGGGAATAAAGGCCTCAATGCGTCAATTTTACACCATTAATAAGAAACTTACAGTAGGGAACTTGTTGCTGGTATAACAGATGAGCATACAGGTCTTTCCAACTGCTCCATCTCCCACAGTGACACACTTGATGAACTTGGGAGCAGTCAtcgtctctttctctttctctctcaactcAGGACCAACACTTCAGAGAGCTTCTACAGTAGCTCTTTAGCTGTAGCAGAAGCAGATGAAACGGTAACCAGTAATgtatagataaaaaaaaaataagtttagCTTTCCAGATTCGATTAAAAtattggagaaggaaggaggaggaacaGTACTGAAAAATGCAGGCAGGTAGCTTATATAAAGAGGTTCTCGAACTCAGGCcttcaataaaatattaaaaagaaattttagaaatatttttttttttttttttgggtaaaacaaTTTTAGAACTATTAACAcacacagaaagagagagagtggggCAGTGGGGTGGTTGCTTGCCTATTGGTAGTCAAAAGGGTCTCTCCAAACTCTATTCCCTtccctctcaagtctcaacaaaTTTCAAATATCACAGTAATTTTTTTGAATTGCAGAAAGCTGGGGAGCAAGGCTGAAAGGGCCCACGCTGCAAACGGTATTCTACTATTCTGCTCttcctttccccttcttctcattCTCCTGTCTTGATAGTGCGTAATGACTTATATGGCCATGTTCTAAGCTGAACCCTTTCTTCCTGGGACCTACTAGTGCCAATTGGGCATTACCATGACTCGGAGATGCACCAGAACTACCAAAAGATTGAACTTTCCAGTACAATGCAGAGCGAGTCTATCAATTTATGATCAATTTCTTTAGCTACAAACAGTGGAAATGGATTCCCAGCAAGAATCTATAGATTCTATACTCTTATGGTATCTAACTATATATGTATTCGATTTCTTTAAACCCAACCCTGATCATAAGGTATCTTAGAATTTTCATCGTCTGGAGTCCAATGGGAGAAAGGGTATTTTCAAAACAAGTAGGAGGCAAAGGCTTGATTGCTTGAAGAGTGATGATAACATGGTCTGGGAATCTGATAATGGTAAGGGCGGTGGCCGTCCAGTCCACCGTGCATTGCTCTTTCTGGGCTTTGGGTTTCTGCTTTCTATATGTTTGTATTTAGTGCCCAATAAAGGACGAAAGGAACCGAAGCTTGAAACTTGAAGCTTGGCCGCTTGGGCAATAAGCCAATAATATCCTTTGTCACTATTGTCAACTTGTCATAAGGGTGTTGAATTAGACCGGAATCGAAAACTCGAACCGAACCAAATAAAATGCGATTATGATTTGATTTTGGAATGTAGGaaccaggagctgacttcagtTTCAATTCTAGTATAGGAACCATCAGATCGAACCGAATTAggatactaatatattatagtataggGCAAGAGATTACTACGTCATCACGTAGCCCATGTACTAATGTGGTGACAATAAGAGCACACATAGGAGCATCCCCGCACTCGTACCTATAATTGGTCGATCGATATCAATATTGGTGTCAACTGATACTAGATCGATGATACGGAATAGACAGAAGGTTAAATAGTCAAAATACAGTGGTATAAATATTTGAAGGCAAACGTTCAATTCAAAGTACaaaccgatatgtatcgatatgagTATTGGTATATGTTTCAGAATTAGCCAATACCcaatccgataccgtgcactaaaactatgttttcatgttttcaatGAAGAAGCATCAAATGGACATTTTTCATGAATTTCAATTAttcttactcttccatgagTAGGGCATTTTCACTCTTCAAAATCGTCCATATATAATATGGGATTGAGTTTCATTTATGCATGATGAAAGAGGAATCAACCGAAAAAACAAGAAGATGAAAGAGGAATCTCTCACCTTGGTCATCGATGCCATTGAATTGACACAAGGAGGATACTTCCCGTCTTATATAATAGGGGGTGAGAATTAATGATGACACATGAATCCAATCATATGGTCTCATCATTAGTAGagaatttcttctttccctatggttgaagaaaaacttagttcaaataaaaaaccaatctaaaccctagaaatcaaATACgaatcaaaaatgaaattggCTTCCATTGATTCCAATTCAGCCAGAATCAACTTAATTAATCCTAGAAATCAAGTATGAAACaatcgattccaatccaattcaACGGACATTGATGATCTAATTTTGATTCCTCAAACTAGGGGTGCAATTTTGGCACTATTGGCTCAAATCCACCCTGGTCCGccttgagcccaaacagggcttgggttgagatactTTGCCCTGAGGGTAGGTCAGGGCTAGACATTTCTGGTCCTAAGTCAGGGTCGGctcgggccagggttgaggccttgagcTGAGCCTGACCCAGCCTAGCccgaccttgttttaagttatattataaaaaatatatatattgatatactatatatattataaactttaaatgtcacacatattttgttagataatatattatatacgaagataataagtgataatatattttattatagtgttattttatataaaattgataaCCTTctacccaacccaacccaattcagtctagtccatgcatctctccgttcccccactccatgatcaggACCAATCAAGGTaagcccgacccaaccttgAGGGCGGATTAGGGTAGGGTCAGGCCTGAGCCCAGTTAAGGGGACTcaggattgggctagggttttaaaaaacctaacacaacctgaccctgttgcagccctacctCAACCATGCTTGAGGAAGTAAACTTGCAAGTACAAGGCTATATATCTATCAAATGGGATTATGGGAGAGGAACTATGTTCTAGTTGTCTGATGAAGAGTACTAGTAGTCAAGTAGGTCCTCCTCGCTCAAGCATATCACTAAGCGGCATGATTCATTCCACTTGGACTCTGGGGTCtgcttcaaaaaaataaaggaggtTTGCCGTTTGTGTGTCCCCATCTGATTGCAAAATTGGAGTTATGCCCGTCTCCCTGTCTTACATGGTAATCTCAATTTGGTGAagtcttctccatcttcttatTTAACTCTTCCAATGtggcatatttttattttgggtgtctaattgaattttcattaaaaaatggaagagatttCTCTGTGGGTGAGTATGCGCCCAAACGcagaggtggggggggggatgatCGTCCTGCCCACCATGAAAAGTGGTAAAGACTACCTGTGCCGCTGTGCATGCAAGGGCCATGGTCCCCCATAGAGAACTGTTGCCTTTCAAGTATTTATTAAAGATTATAGTTTTCACATCAATTTGTTTTTAGATTTTTGATGTATTAAGGAGCTCTTTCCATTTAATGTCTTAAGATTTTGAATTAGATTGAACGGTAAAAACTTGGAattgagattcatgtcaatcaaAATAGGCCCAAAATTGATCTAACTCTAAATTTTGGAAAAGGGTGTGCCAGAATCAGCACTAGTTTCGATCGATCCAATCGATCCAATTCTGATTTCTAAAACCTTGGATTGGATTCTTCAATAATATTTACAACAGATTGAGCTTTAGAATTGAAATTCTAAAGAGAGTTCCAAACAACTCTATAACGGTATGAAATTATACATAGGAATGCATGCCAGTACACgaagaaataaataattgaattgaCATTTGATCTATCCATCTTCTAGGTATCTAATGATGTGATATGTCATTGGACTCTTCCATGCCGCGGAATTAggtgaattttttattttttgtaagaATTAGGTGAATAAGGTCTGCACGCTAGACACCAGTTTTTAAAATTGTGATCGAGATCGGCTGGATCGGCCGACATTGATCTGTAAATTGAAACAAGGTTTAGGAATTTTTAGGCTGATCTTAGGCCAATTTGGACCTCGAATTTGGGTTTTTGGCTAATCAATCCAGTTGCTTTGATCTcagctttgaatgaaaattaggATTAGAGCATTTTGGACTGATCCTAACCGATTCGAATCTTGAGTTTTTGTCCGACCAACCCGGCTGATCCGATTCACCCCGATCCTTGTATGAAAATTAGGATTAAGGTATTTTTGGGCTGATTCTGACCGATTTTGTTGCGGTCTTGGCCcgatccagatccagatccagatcccATTTCGGATTTTAAAACCCGGCCAGAGGCACACCGTGACCAGGGATGCTATTGCCATACGCAAAAAAATGATAGTCTTTATTCCGATTAAAATTCTCAAAAAACCACATTTTTTCCCGAAATTCTCTCCTCCAACGCAGAAACCGCAACGTCCACTGTACTCGCAGGTGTGCGGAGGTGCCACAACACTGTTTCATCTTTTCCTCTGCAAAcagttttttcaaaatatccGCCAAAGAGTTAAAACGCCACCAAATTTGAAGGTTGAAAATTTAAGAATCACGTGTCAGCTTGATAGAAGTGGCGGCCATTAATAGAATCCAATGATGACATTTAAAGCTTCCAACTACTTAAAACATTTTTGTCGTTCTCGATTATGTCGAGAACCAACGGCCTTTGGTTTCGGACGCTTATTAGGGTTTGTGGTTGTCAGCCATTGGAGTCACTCCAGCATTTCATCGTCTCAGTCTCGTTTGTTTTCAGGTACGTTTTCTTCATTGGACTACGGTAAATTACAGTCGGAGAATAAAAATTGTATTTCATACAAGTGATTGGATGAGTTTGTTAGTCTTGTATGGAGGATACTTCTTAATTGAATTTGGATTCTTCATTTTATTACTTTCCGATGAATTTTAGGTTTATTTAGACATGGTTTCGAGCTAGGAAATGCTAATGCCAGAAGTTTTATAAGTGGTTCTTGTTCCCTGATATACCATTACGGTTAAATTTTGTTGCTTGAGCTGGAAGTTAGATTCATATGTAACGGAATGTCCTTTCTCGAGTGACTGTTTGCAGTGATGTTTTGTACAGATTTTATTGATTGAATGTGGTTACTTCGAAATTCTGTAATCTGTAATAGgaattcttcaattttttttgttggttatgGTTTGAATGAGTAATCTTTTGATAAATTATCCAGATAAAATAGCAAAAGTTTGATCATTTTCCGTGTTAACACTCGTACTCATTGAAATGGGAAAAAATGGAGTTTCTTTGAGGGAAAAAGAGAAGTAGCAACTGCACTAATAAAATGGAAACTCACTTAACTGaacaaaatgaataaaatgCATAACCATTTATGTTAGAGGAGACCTATAAAATATGAACATGCTACTGACTGATATTATAAGAGTAGTGAAAACAATTCAATAATGCTTTTAACCTTGGCAAAATAATTATTAGAATTTTCATGGAACTTTGTGAGCCAACTTTATCTTGTACTTATAGAGGTTTCATCTTCTGCTATATACCCTTGATCGTAATGGGATATCAGATTGATGAACTGTTGCGGTGTTGGGAGGATTAGCACCGAGTGCCTCCtagttcttttgtttttttttttttggtggggggggggggggtgtgtggagGTGGGGGGTACTTCTGGGTGCCTCCTACTTATCTGTGTTATATTgtgttgatttttttaatttgattaattaatttcCTATTTCTCTCTGAACATATAGTTTCTTCATCCCATACATTAATGGAGGTTCTCCAAGCAGCCACGAAGCATGGATCCCCAATGGGTAAAAGTATTGCTGTAAGAGTTGAAGAAAAGAGTTACAGTTATGTTCAACTCATTTCTTCTGCGTGCAAGATATCCAACTTATTAAAATCTGTGGCCTCCAAAGAAGTAAGTCAAAAGCTGCTCTTTGC
The nucleotide sequence above comes from Telopea speciosissima isolate NSW1024214 ecotype Mountain lineage chromosome 3, Tspe_v1, whole genome shotgun sequence. Encoded proteins:
- the LOC122655946 gene encoding 18.1 kDa class I heat shock protein-like: MALVPRTYTGEGQLSNTFDDFDRRLSNFFDRRLSSFFDHFSRDLWNWNSPFSEFPLTNALSSFPPCDWSETPEAHIFIADLPGLRREEMKVEVEDDRILKISGQRNDDMEESGDGWYRAARSSGSFVRRFPLPENSKVDQVRASIEDGILTVTIPKGDVKRPEVKAIEFSE
- the LOC122655945 gene encoding rac-like GTP-binding protein ARAC7 — protein: MTAPKFIKCVTVGDGAVGKTCMLICYTSNKFPTDYVPTVFDNFSANVAVEGNIVNLGLWDTAGQEDYSRLRPLSYRGADIFVLAFSLLSRASYENVLKKWMPELRRFAPNVPIVLVGTKLDLRDAKGYLADHMGSGAITSAQGEELRKQIGAAAYIECSSKTQQNVKAVFDTAIKVVIQPPRRKETPKKRKRRSYGCSIVSCITYGDCAA